One Flavobacteriales bacterium DNA segment encodes these proteins:
- a CDS encoding pyruvate dehydrogenase complex dihydrolipoamide acetyltransferase, translating into MAEVVNMPRLSDTMTEGVVAKWHKNVGDQVSEGDLLAEIETDKATMEFESFQEGFLLHIGVAEGAKAPVDRILAILGEKGEDITELLKVEAAPEPKKEESAKAAPKAVEKPKTEEVKTAAPAPTKTKETTVESNGKAIASPLAKKLADERNINLSLVKGTGDAGRIVKRDIDNYSGGNSAPSIERYTEVEVSQMRKVIAQRLGESKFTAPHFYLTCEINMDRTIEARKAINTVSPVKISFNDMIVKATSMALQEHPQVNSSWLGDRIRFNEHIHIGVAMAIEDGLLVPVVRFANNKRLSEISSEVKEYGVRAKAKKLQPEDWEGNTFTISNLGMFDIEEFTAIINPPDACILAIGSIVEKPIVKNGEIVIGNTLKVTLSCDHRVVDGVVGSKFLGTLKGYLENPVLFMGSNNI; encoded by the coding sequence ATGGCAGAAGTAGTAAATATGCCCAGACTCAGTGATACAATGACTGAAGGTGTGGTAGCAAAATGGCACAAAAATGTTGGTGACCAAGTTTCAGAAGGTGATTTATTAGCCGAAATAGAAACAGATAAGGCCACGATGGAATTCGAAAGCTTTCAAGAAGGATTCTTATTACATATTGGAGTTGCCGAAGGAGCCAAAGCCCCTGTTGATAGAATACTTGCTATCTTGGGTGAAAAAGGCGAGGACATTACTGAACTATTGAAAGTTGAAGCAGCTCCAGAACCTAAAAAAGAAGAGTCAGCAAAAGCAGCTCCAAAGGCGGTCGAAAAACCTAAAACAGAAGAGGTAAAAACAGCAGCTCCTGCCCCTACCAAAACAAAAGAAACAACTGTTGAAAGCAATGGAAAGGCTATAGCTTCTCCTCTAGCTAAAAAATTAGCTGATGAAAGAAATATAAACCTTTCACTAGTCAAAGGAACCGGCGATGCTGGAAGAATAGTAAAACGAGATATTGACAATTACTCTGGTGGAAACTCAGCACCTTCTATTGAACGTTACACTGAAGTTGAAGTGTCTCAAATGAGAAAAGTCATTGCACAAAGACTTGGAGAAAGTAAATTTACAGCACCTCACTTCTATTTGACATGTGAGATAAATATGGACAGAACCATTGAAGCTAGGAAAGCCATTAATACTGTTTCACCAGTAAAAATATCTTTCAATGACATGATAGTTAAAGCAACTTCAATGGCATTACAGGAACATCCTCAAGTAAACTCAAGTTGGTTAGGAGATAGAATTCGTTTCAATGAACACATTCATATTGGAGTAGCTATGGCAATTGAAGATGGTCTGCTCGTTCCGGTAGTAAGATTTGCTAACAATAAAAGACTTTCTGAAATATCATCTGAAGTTAAAGAGTACGGCGTTAGAGCTAAAGCTAAGAAACTTCAACCAGAAGATTGGGAAGGCAATACCTTTACTATCTCAAATCTTGGAATGTTTGATATCGAGGAATTTACTGCAATAATAAACCCTCCTGACGCATGCATTCTAGCAATTGGAAGTATAGTTGAGAAGCCAATTGTGAAAAATGGAGAAATAGTAATTGGAAATACTCTAAAAGTAACACTTTCATGCGATCATAGAGTAGTAGATGGCGTGGTAGGTTCAAAATTCTTAGGAACTCTAAAAGGGTATTTAGAAAATCCAGTCCTATTTATGGGCTCAAATAACATATAA